taacagaaatccaattctattatgcatgcattctggttgtctgggcagttattaactgcgaggtttctaagccaggttaccatttttgcattcgtatatcatgaggctaacacgatgatacttttatgcccagagaagttgAGACAAtattcaatccgaaaattgcctagaccggcaccgggaatcgaacccagccaccctccgcatggtctttctttgtagccgcgcgtcttaccgcacggctaaggagggccccttcgaCGCTTACTGTCTCTTTTTCTCATGCCATTTAGCACCACTGCATATTTGAGCCATTTTGCTCTCGAAGTGCTCGCAGCGAATCTACGCAGCGACGGGAAGTCACTCGACGGCGAGAGCTTTCCGGAAAACCGATGACCCGTGGAAGTTGCGTGTCCAACACTAATGTCTCGCCTAGATAGTTCTAGGCACTTTCTCACTTCAATGGGAACCGGTTGGATGCCAAAGTTGGTCgagagattccgggtggagcatagCGTCCGGTTCACTGGCGCTTCGACTACCCAAAACCGATTATTCAACGCGTCACGAACTACTCggcatagtccccggcggtggatctagcctactccgactagaAGCTTCTCGGTAGCGGAAACTCCCCCGAATGGAACTTTTCTTAAcattgagccattcagctcccaGCATAATTTTCTTGACATTCTCAAGCAGTCCCAGCTAAATCGCGAACTACTCAGATGATCCCCGGCGGcagatctatcctactccgacagggagttccccggcgttggaatttccctcggaaccgACGACTCGCTTCCGTGTAAGGCTTGTTGAATATCTTTTACCACTTTTAACATTTCTTTGGTGTTTTCCAGATCGGCGCAGGTCTGGAGCCCTTTCTTACTTCAGCGAGTGACCggtcgagtgccgaagtcggtccagagattccgggtggagcatagcgtccggttcaatggtgctcCAACGACCCGAAACCGGTGCTATAACGCGTCACGACCCCGACGatggatctagcctactccgactagaAGCTCCCCGGCGGCGGAAACTCTTCGAAACCAATCTTCTGTAATCTTGAGCCATTAAGCTCCCGGCTCGATCGCGgtttactcagatagtccccggcggcggatctatcctaccCCGACAGGAAGTTCCCCGACGGCGGAAGCTTCCCCGTAACCGACCGTGCTACTGTGATCGCTTCCAGATGCCTTCTGGTCTTCACACCATTTTCGCTGCAGCGACAACATGATCTGCGTTACCGCTGTGCCTATTTGGTTCCATCTATTCTCGTTCTTGCACATTTCTTGCACGATGTTATCGGGGTTTATATTACGAGCGCTGCCTGCTGAAATCACACTTCGCCTTGTCTTGAATCGAGGACAACGAAAAACACGTGTTCCGGTGTCTCCTCGCAGTTCGGATAGGTTGGCCAAAGGGGGACTCTGCGCCGCCCAGGAAGGAGCTCCGTATCTAAGTATTGACGTAGATAAGATAAGACTCCTTATCTTACTGCTATTAATTGCCGAACTGTTTGACATGATTCTGGTCAACGCTGTGATCGCCTTCTCGCAAGCATAATCATCGTGGCTATTGAAATTGAGATGGTCGTCGATCATTATCCCAAGGTACTGCCCCTCTCGCTTCGAATCGATGGTGACTTCTCCGACTGTAAACGTACTATGCTGTACTGCTTTTCGGTTGCTGATCATCATcacttcagttttgtgatgGGCCAATACCAGCTTTTCTCCGCACAtacaattttcgattatttctaTCGCCTTCGTTGCTCGAATACCATGAGagccacgtcgtccgcaaacccAACGATCTTCACACGTCTTGGTAGTGTTAGCTGCAATAGCCCATCTTACATCATTTTGGTTTTAAACTAGTTTTATAACATTCTTGTAGAGTAAGTTATGCTCTTCAAGgccgttataaaacttaaaatgttacttgggattgcTTCGCAGCTGGCACCGTTAAACGTATTTTTCACGTCTAAGGTTACCACAGCGCAGTAGCGGTACCCTCTCCTCTTTTGCTTTTTGGCTACTTCAGCTACCTCGACGACTATCCGGATGGCGTCAACTGTGAACCTGCTCTTCCGAAACCCGAACTTCATCCGTTTTCACCTTCTGTGTGGATCGCCAGCCTGTTAGGGATGACGCTTTCATGGAGTTTTCCGACCGTTGTTGTTAGCAGGCAAATATGCCTGTAATCCAATAGATCCCCTAACTTTTACCGCTTCCTGCAATcggggaagtttccttcgtctatGCACTTTTGTAATGTGGTGCGAAACATATCCGGATTAACCTGGATCGCCGTTTGCAAGACCAGAATGGGGGTACCATCTAGTCCCGGAGCCTCATGGTTAGTGACACGGGCTTCGTCTCCACTGGTGTAGGCCTCGCTGTACGGTGTGGGATGCTCTCTAGCGGTATCgaattccaatccgaaaattgcctagaccggcattgggaatcgaacccagccaccctcagcatagacttgctttgtagccgcgcgtcttaccgcacggctaaggagggccccgtaaGTTAAGTAATACCAACTTACTTTTAAAGTGGCTTTCAAATCGAAAGGTTTTCAATGCCGTGTTCGAGTTCATTTTTTGTCATATTCTGATCTTGAAGTCTATATTACATTTACTcttcaaaaccatttcaagGGTGGGCCAACTAAGGAGATACTGCTCTTCAAGAGGTTTTGGTGTAAGCGATGAAGAAGCCACTACCTTGACTAGGGTTTTATTGTAGTTGGATTCAAAAACTCTTGTAGAGAATCATAAAACCTAAAATGATGCTTGGGTGCCTTTCTGAGCCTGATTTCTTTTTTGAGACCAGCTTTAGCCGCCCTAAAAACTGGTCTGCACTTTTTTCTTTCTACGTCATTGTGTGCTCTCTGCATCCTCCTCCTTGCTCAAAAACAGCTGCGACGGAGTTCGGCGATCGTATCATTCCACCTATAGATTGGCCTAGGTGCATATCGTGGCTTTACCTTTCTCGGCACGGTTGCACTGCATGCTCGGGGCAATACTGCAACCAGCTCGTCTGGACTCAGATTTTACAGATTACGCATTGCTTCCGCAAACACATCCTTGTCAAAGGCTTCTGTCTTCCACTTTCACTTCTTGATACTGCTCTCGCGTGGTTCCAATTGTACCCTCCTTCCGACACAATATAGGACCACTTGATGGTCGCTATGCGTATAGTCATCGGAGACTTTCCAGTTTGTGTTCCTTGCTAAGGCAGGACTGCAGAAGGGTAACATCGATGCTGGACTTTCTGCCATCCCTTCGACATGTGCTCGTCGTATCTTCATTAATCAAGTCTACATTGAGCCTGGCAAGTGCTTCTAATAGACTCCAAACTCTGGGGCTAGTGCAACGGCTGCCCCACTCTACTACCCAGGCGTTGAAGTCCCCAGCAATGACGACTGGCCTCCTGTCGATAAACTCCTctaacaccatggtatcgtgccagcgcattgccggctttccaggtggccttaccacgccctatgtcctcggaaggtggactcgcgcctgcttccctctgcacgactggtatcaagtatggtgatgccgcgtgcaccccaaattgacctctctgtgatagggcctattcgcatttcgaagcaatctatgtcttcaccgataaagatgtcaataggcatcataccggtgatgacgcaaagtgcatcgtgcgacacggtacggtacgcgctcgcaactcttaggagATTCTCGCAGGGGTTTTCTTTATGCTTTCAGATAGCATGATTCGAACCTTTTTCCAATCTAATTTCTCTCAATATTCTTTCTTCCCTTAGCTCTTCGCCATCATCGTGTTCGGTTGCGTGTCGTCCGAGGGCTGGCGGGAAGAGAACGGCAAAGAATACTGCATCATCAATCGGGATGCCAACGCGTGCAACTATGCCGTCGGAATCGGTGTGATCGCCTTCCTGGCCTCGATGGGTTTCATCGCGGGCGAGTACCTATTCGAGCAGATGTCCTCGGTTAAGACACGGAAACACTACGTTCTCGGCGATTTGGCATTCTCAGGTAAGAGTCAGCAGTTGATCATGTTTGAATTGTGTAGGACTAACATTCTATTTGCAGCTCTGTGGACGTTCCTTTACTTCGTGGGATTCTGCTATCTGACAAACGCGTGGGGTAAGGCGGAAGACCCACCCAATGGCGAAGGAGTGAACAACGTGCAGGCTTCCATTGTTTTCTCGTTCTTCTCGATCTTCACCTGGGCCGGTTGCGCTTACTTCGCGTTCCTTCGCTTCAAGGCCGGCGTCGACCCGTCGTTCCAGTCGACGTACGAGTCAGACCCGAATGCGGCGACCCAATACTCGGCGTACCCGGTGGGAGGCGCTGGTGGCGAGAGCGACCAGTTCCAGCACCAACCGTTCGGTGGCGGTCAACAGCAGCCACACCCACCTCGTGGTAACTTGGGCCAGGACAATTTCGAATGTTACAATTTTAATAACTTTTGATTTCAGGTGATTTTAATCCAGCTTACTAAACTTCTGAAAACCCTTGGATGATCCGTTAGTTGTCAAACGGATATGTTATACATTGGAGACGCGGATGAAGCGGAGTACAAAGTGGACTCTGGTAGTGACCAATGCCTAATTGAAGTAGGCATCCTTTCAGTGTGGTTACCAACCAACACAATGAAATCGTGCTCAGCGAGAGACTCAAAATATTAGTAGATCACATCCACTCAGAACGGTGACACGTCTAGCGCGGGTGAAGACGTATTTTGAAACATTGCCATCACATTGTTTAGAcgacagcaacagcagcaacagtAGTAGCAACAACTCAGCAATGAAGATGAAACTAAAACAACACACAAGCAGTGAATATTTCTCCCAGATCCTATTTAGAGCGTACATTGTTATATATACTACACTTACACATACACAACGCAAGCGCGAACATTCGGCGAAACTCACTCACACACgtgcataaaaacataacaggaacaatgaaataaataaaaccaTAATACAAGCTAAAAGATAGAATACGAAATcgaaaaacacaaaaacaaatACCCAGATACAAAACAACAACACTGAACAAAAGATAAAATATTGTTAGTTTATGGCAAAAGATGAGAAACCAAAAGAATAAGTAATCCTACAAGAGAACAAAATCACAGAAGAATATCTTACCATATAAGTAATTGGTATATTATTTATTGATGATAGTAATACAAAAGAACAAACAAACGAGCAAGCCTAAGTGTTTATTGGAAACCGAATCGCAACAACACATGGAGACAAATAAGAGCGAAGATGTTAATTTCTGTACTTGCGGGATGAAACTATCTCGCTgctgcaatacaataatttGCAAATGCTTTTAAGTGACCCAACAGGGGGTCAACCCAATCAGATCATTTACTAAGATAAGAACTGTCGGCTAAATTAGGCTAAATAAATCTGATGGCGTCGGTTTTTATATGGCTCCATTTGGGAGCAGACATGGGCGACGTTGTGCTTCAGTTTCACCATTCGCGGATATCACGCACAGTAACTGTCGTTCTTTCTTGCCTCAGTAAACGATTTTAGATGGGGATCACCTAACCCTATATATGCCGGATCAGTATTGAAGACCGTAGGGAATGAAGAGTAGAGAAGAATGCATTTGACTAAGTGAGAAGGGATTGTGGCTTGAATGACTGCGGAGCACAATCTCAAGTACGCTCCATGAAGAATGGGAACACCTTATGAAAGCGAAATGTTGAAATTATCGTTGATTTGTCGTTGATGGTTGGAAATACCACCCGAACCTTGTTGGACTTGAAAGCAAAATCGTAGAAGTTATAATCCGGAAATATCAAGTTTTTCTTTGGGAGATGCTCGGCTACCAGGACATAGTGTACCAATGCCACATTaaattgcacaaagaaaatCAAGACAGGAGGAGTATATTACAGACCACAAGAACCAAAAGTGTTCTGCAAACAAATTGTTAAGGCCAGATTAACTTCAGTGAGCAATTGTGAAGAGAGAAAAAGTTGAAAGCTAATATCGAGGACAGTGCTCACCTGCAGGCCTATTCCGTTGATAAAAGGAATTTACCTTTTGGACCACGTGAAATAGTCAACAGGACACTATACAGGTTCATTTCCACAGGGCTTGTCACTAGTATCCTTTATTTAATCAATGAAGTactaattttattaatttaaatttgttttaaaggaACTAGTTTTTACACGTGCgttatgaaaagaaaaaaatgtggaGTGAATGAGAATTTCAAACAGTTACACACTCAGTTTgaatttctgcagctcggcaaaatccgcacatccgtgcgccagcaaaataaaaaaactgatatcccgggaAAATTTACGTTTCTTAGCTGGGTTTCTTCTGTGCGCATCTATaggtaaaagtttaacaaattgctgagatctcggtaaaaaaaattaagtttgtaAATCGCATGTTTCGATGCTATCTATCGAGCGTGTATACCATTTCCAGCGACTTTCCGAAAGAGGAGATCCAGACGGAACTGACTTCCACAACAACAAGAAAAATAATGATCTTTTCAGGTGGcgcctccgttgatttttttcttgttgaaaatttacttgttgcCTGACGAcatgatttattcatttgaaAAGATTTGCAAGATCTTGACTTAACCTCATTTTCGCGACCGTTCACGGAGCTTGTTTGTGTTAGAATTAAAATCGATGTTCaggaaataaaaattcaaatttttattatCATGTTGATAACATaaatcaacaacaggaaacatGAATATTCTAAATAAATCGTTAAACAGTATATTCCGGAAGCTGCTCCACAGACAAAGTCCCTGTAGAAAAGCTCTGTGCACTGTCAAACCACGTCATCACTCATCACTCTATTGAGAGCTTCCTCCCAGGGATTAACCAACATACCTTCGCGCAAGCTGAATCCGCCGGCGAATCGAGGAGCAACTCAGAATAGCAACATACCATTTCAGTGGGGGACAATTGGGTATACCCCATTAAGCATAAGTACATTAAGCAAAATGGACGTCAGGTATAACATAATGTACGTCAGGCATAatgaacgttaggcataaaatgacccagtCAGAATTATATCAAATGtttattatgcctaacgtatcttatgccaaacgtccgttAGGTCTGACGTCCATAATAcataacgtacttatgcctaattTAACAGACCTGAGGACAATTTCAGTGGTGCATCAGTTGGCCATTGAGTGCTGTTACTGAGTAGAATATCCGGTCAATTTAGCCATTCCTTCATACTTCACAACCTGTAAGACTTCGTCACTAAGtctttttttaattctacaTCTTTCGCGAGCCAATATACGTCGTTAGTTTTTGACCGGTATTAATCGAACTCAAGCAAGTTTTGGAATCCGTCCAGAAATACATCTTCGTCACTTTTATATCCAGTTTTTCTTGAAGTACTTTCATCATTTGTCTTGCAAGAAGACAGTATTTTAGCTTAAAACGAGCTACAGTTGACGATTTCAGGGGAACAATTGTTCGACTTTGCAGAGAGCAAAGCGACATGCGAGTTACCTTACAAAACGATGTACGCAGAGCCGTAGCGCGAGCTCCCAGCGCCTTTAGCGAAAACTTTATTGGACACCACTCTTTTACTTAGGGGAAATAAAATGCGCAAATTTTATATTTGGAGAACAATTTGAATCTTACTAATAAAAAAGACGGCCGGAAATTCAGATCAGAAGAAAGATCGATGTTCGGAATTGCAATCGGACCTAGTCGATTAAACAAACAATGGTCGGaagtttcaagaaaaaaaactaacgTTTTTAGTAGGTTCAGTTAAAACCAAATCTGGAATCGGAATGGCTATTAGAAGCTGTCGGATCAagtggattggttggttggtggaTGAAATCACCATCGGATCTATTCGGATCAaagaaatccaactctggattTGGTCTGTTTTTATGTCTAGAATTTTAAACAAATTAGCAAGCAAATTTATCTCAATTCTACACAAACCCATACTTCTCCTTCCTGGTATCAGTCATAGCAGCAAAAGGGCCTTTCGTAATTTGATCAATCGATTGGTAATAAATGTAGTCCTTGAAGGAATTCACCATCCAAAAGCTTAATCATTTCTTCACTATTCATTCCTTATAACATAACATATTAGACATAACGGTTTCGAAGGCCCCTTGGTGACCGCAATAGTGACCAACAATTTAACCAATCGCAATGTGTGTATCAAACTTAAATATTTCCAAATAACATATATAATAGTGACTACAGAGCGTTTACAGAGTAAAACGTTAATCGTTCAATGATTTTATAAGACTAAGATAGACGAAATATCTACATAAAACTATATCCGGTCGCCTCCaatactattttcaaaaaacattttaaatgaGATActatcaggtttttttttctaattcaaaTGGCTCCTTCAGCTCAATCCCGGAGGTTCCTGGAAATACGGATTAGCTGCCAAAActaaaatcgctccatataaaATGATgatgtaaaaaaaagaaatgttCTTATAGACCCATAGACCTTTGGACCAACCCATAGTCAGTTTGGTTATTAGATGGCGCTTAACTAATAAAATAGTACTATGTATTTCTTTTTGAACGAATCGCGATGTTCGCGCCCTATGGCCAActacacgctacggcgctggatGTCCATGGTGTATCACACAAGGGAAGgccccctagcagcacacatgctcCACATAGGTAATGCAACTcagaccagatttagtcacaatcaagttgttgAAACCATTTTTGCCTGACTTATGCAAATCGGGCTTTATCACTCGCGTCATAGAATGCATGCAGCTATGCATCGGCAAACGATGGTAGCACCATAGAtataattattatattattgatACAATATATTGGTAGCAATGTTGGGAAAAATGGCGACGCAGAAAATTACATTATTGTTTGTGACATGCTTCTTCTCCTATAAATTCGTTCAACACTTATTCAGGAGCACTTCggagtgggccctccttagccgtgcggtaagacgcgcagctataaagcaagaccatgctgaggatggcttggttcaattcccggtgccggtctagacaattttcagattggaaattgtctcgacttccttgggcataaaagtatcatcgtgttagcctcatgatatacgaatgcagaaatggtaacttggcttagaaacctcgcagttaataactgtggaagtgctaattgaacactaagctgcaaggcggcaatgtcccaatggggatgtaatgccaatgaagaaagaCTTCGGAGTGTGACGAAAATTTTGCCAATTTATGTTCCTTGAGTTTATGCTCGGTATCCGCTCAGTCAAATAAGTCGTTAACATAATGTTGCTTCAACACAATTTGTTCCTTGTCATGGAACAGTTCTTCAGAATCTGTGGCGTTGAAACTTTTGATGAATTGTGCCCGGTGCGGCATTGTGCATCGGAAAAATAAACGCTGGGAGTACTGATCCGCTCCACGAATGAGGATTTGTTGGAACATTTCCTGGGGAAAGGACCATGTGGCCACTAGACCTtaagttgtttgaccgaatataccatttggtcgaacagaccattagaccgaaagttatttggcccaAAGGGTCAtacagccgaataggtcatttggccgaataggtcttcttattcttattggcaAACCGCGAGGTttcctaagccaagttaccattgaagtgagtagtgcgatatgagaagtgagacaactcagtactcacttttcacagtgataagtgagaaatggagAGAAAGGAATGAGATGtcttacttcttactcctcatttcccacttctcactgtaaaaagtgagaaatgatgagtaagaagtgagacgtctcactactaacttctcatttctcactgatcactgtaaaaagttagaagtgagtagtgagattgAGATGAAGTAgtgtctcacttcacactactcactttttacagtgagaagtgagaaatgagaagtgttaaGTGAAacgtatcacttctcactgtgaaaagtgagtagtgtaaATTGGgtagttagacgtctcactactcgcttggtgcttttcatttctcacagtgagaagtggaaaataagtagtgagaaatgagacgatcatcttttcacacctcattcctcacttttaaaatgacctattcaaccaaatgtcctgctgagccaaatgacttattcagccaaataacctattcggccaaatgttgtgttcggccgaatgccctattcggccaaatgtcctattcggcaaaacgtcttttttggccaaatgatcttttcggccagatg
The nucleotide sequence above comes from Armigeres subalbatus isolate Guangzhou_Male chromosome 3, GZ_Asu_2, whole genome shotgun sequence. Encoded proteins:
- the LOC134223058 gene encoding synaptogyrin-like, translated to MMDFSGGAYGGGKAGGAFDPIGFVMRPTVILRAVCWLFAIIVFGCVSSEGWREENGKEYCIINRDANACNYAVGIGVIAFLASMGFIAGEYLFEQMSSVKTRKHYVLGDLAFSALWTFLYFVGFCYLTNAWGKAEDPPNGEGVNNVQASIVFSFFSIFTWAGCAYFAFLRFKAGVDPSFQSTYESDPNAATQYSAYPVGGAGGESDQFQHQPFGGGQQQPHPPRGDFNPAY